A DNA window from Pirellulales bacterium contains the following coding sequences:
- the flgN gene encoding flagellar export chaperone FlgN, which produces MSAAVTTEWESDIAGLLARLADAQGGLLALLAEKRRLIIARDHQALASLAPMERQLAAELQACQEQRRGLLDRATDAGLPHESLTDLNGALSAAARGRLAEPLAEARKRSELVRHECLAQWVAVQRSVLHLAQLLEIFATGGQARPTYGSGIGSQASGSLIDQAV; this is translated from the coding sequence GTGAGCGCAGCCGTGACGACCGAGTGGGAAAGTGACATTGCCGGACTGCTGGCGCGGTTGGCCGACGCCCAAGGCGGCTTGCTGGCGCTGCTGGCGGAGAAGCGGCGCTTGATCATCGCCCGCGATCACCAAGCGCTGGCGTCGCTGGCGCCGATGGAACGCCAGTTGGCCGCGGAGCTGCAGGCTTGCCAGGAGCAGCGGCGCGGACTGCTTGACCGCGCCACGGACGCGGGATTGCCGCACGAATCGCTGACGGACCTCAATGGCGCCTTGTCGGCGGCGGCTCGCGGGAGACTGGCGGAGCCGCTCGCAGAGGCCCGCAAGCGGTCGGAGTTGGTGCGGCACGAGTGCCTCGCCCAGTGGGTCGCAGTGCAGCGGAGCGTGCTCCACTTGGCCCAACTTCTGGAAATCTTCGCGACCGGCGGTCAGGCGCGACCGACATATGGAAGTGGGATTGGCTCTCAAGCGAGCGGTTCGCTTATCGATCAGGCAGTGTGA
- the fliD gene encoding flagellar filament capping protein FliD yields the protein MSRITSSIGLITGIPIEDTVNQLMQLAARPRDLLVSRNKSIQDEQTAVNTLSTRLLGFQFAINKLKSTTVYSSRTVTSSNKDALSAAVPSGTTPPAGTVVVRPVRTASSQQLLSQRFESLDASLSTGSLSLRMGGFVNKGAALEVLNGGAGVPAGKIKITDRSGASATIDLTYAQSVDDVLVAINQNAEIGIQASVVGDSFRLTDVSGGSGNLIVAEVAGGSTAAGLGLAGINTAASVATGGDVFRLYDSFRLAQLNDGNGVDFNAAGIADVEIAHRNGTTTAVDLSGAATIKDVLDKLNAAGGGKVAATIASDGNRLQLVDLTTGGGTFAVANGTAGRAATDLGLDAAASGGTIAGKRIVSGLADSLLSRLGGGAGLGSLGTLQITDRGGAVATVNLASAETLSDVLELINASSASVTAAVNEARNGIVVVDESGGSGSLTIASGDATNAAEKLGIAFDAAAGSTDGGSLNRQIVSRATLLSSLNSGKGVKFGDVRITDTAGVSRVADFNTVGSEPKTLGDVIDVINALDNGVEARINDTGDGIVLVDTARGSGKLAAVDVGGDIGKTLGLTRPSKVVSIDGVDTQVVDGSATRSIDLTNLGSTADSVLLSSLNSGAGIALGDVRIDDSNGKSIYLDLNGGDAGISTVGDLINLINQRAEATTGFSVRAKLNAAGTGILLEDDGGGSQTIKAVDLNSTTAADLKLTGSVVRSGGKQQLAGNGLFPAVASAGDGLSALAKRINELGLGVTAGTLFDGVGYRLSLTVDASGSANELLVDALGTGFKFTENSRAQDALLAFGEGNVLGSGVLLSSSTNSFKNSIGGLDLTIAAGSDKPVTLTVASSDSSLVSTVQEVVDAYNSLRSDLGELTSFDASSLTTGLLFGTREAIAVDQLVSRVLTDRFFGVGNFQALEQLGLSVGQDGKMELNRTRLQNAFAEDPAGVEQFFTNADRGFITKLNAQIDRLIDSKNGAFGARFDALQSKVDANLLRIDQLASQLDRQRERLLLQFAQLESIIARMQSNQQALENLQIIPPLTSSRRSS from the coding sequence ATGTCACGCATCACCTCCAGCATTGGTCTGATCACCGGGATCCCGATCGAGGATACCGTGAATCAGCTCATGCAGCTCGCGGCCCGGCCGCGCGATTTGCTGGTGTCGCGCAACAAGTCGATCCAGGACGAGCAGACGGCGGTCAACACGCTCAGCACGCGGTTGTTGGGGTTCCAGTTCGCGATCAACAAGCTGAAATCGACGACAGTCTACTCCTCGCGCACGGTCACGAGCAGCAACAAGGACGCGCTCTCAGCCGCCGTTCCTTCGGGCACAACGCCCCCCGCGGGGACGGTCGTCGTGCGACCGGTGCGAACCGCCTCGTCGCAGCAACTGCTGAGCCAGCGGTTCGAGAGTCTCGACGCCAGCCTCTCGACGGGGTCGCTCAGCCTGCGGATGGGGGGCTTCGTCAACAAGGGGGCGGCGCTGGAGGTCCTCAACGGCGGGGCCGGCGTGCCGGCAGGCAAAATCAAGATCACCGATCGCAGCGGCGCTTCGGCCACGATCGACCTGACCTACGCACAATCGGTCGACGATGTGCTTGTCGCGATCAATCAGAACGCTGAGATCGGAATCCAAGCCTCGGTCGTCGGCGACTCGTTCCGTTTGACCGACGTCAGCGGCGGGTCGGGGAACTTGATCGTCGCCGAAGTGGCCGGCGGTTCGACCGCCGCCGGGTTGGGACTGGCCGGCATCAATACGGCCGCCTCGGTTGCGACCGGGGGAGACGTCTTCCGGCTCTACGATTCCTTTCGTTTGGCACAGCTCAACGACGGCAACGGCGTCGACTTCAATGCCGCCGGCATCGCCGACGTCGAGATCGCCCACCGCAACGGCACGACGACAGCCGTCGATCTGAGCGGCGCAGCGACAATCAAGGACGTGCTCGACAAACTTAACGCGGCCGGCGGCGGCAAGGTCGCCGCGACCATCGCCAGCGACGGCAACCGGTTGCAACTGGTCGACCTGACCACGGGGGGCGGGACGTTTGCCGTCGCTAACGGCACGGCCGGCAGAGCGGCGACCGATCTGGGGCTCGACGCGGCGGCGAGCGGGGGAACGATCGCCGGCAAGCGGATCGTTTCCGGCTTGGCCGACTCGCTGCTCTCTCGGCTCGGCGGAGGCGCGGGGCTGGGATCGCTCGGCACGCTGCAGATCACCGACCGCGGCGGCGCCGTCGCCACGGTCAATCTCGCCTCGGCCGAGACGCTCTCCGACGTTCTCGAACTGATCAACGCCTCGTCGGCGAGCGTGACGGCCGCGGTGAACGAAGCCCGGAACGGCATCGTCGTCGTCGACGAGAGCGGCGGCAGCGGATCGCTGACGATCGCCAGCGGCGACGCGACCAACGCCGCCGAGAAGTTGGGGATTGCCTTCGACGCGGCGGCCGGCTCGACCGACGGCGGATCGCTCAACCGGCAAATCGTCAGTCGCGCAACCTTGCTCTCCTCGCTCAACAGCGGCAAGGGGGTCAAATTCGGCGACGTGCGCATCACCGACACCGCCGGAGTCTCGCGAGTCGCGGACTTCAACACGGTCGGCAGCGAGCCGAAGACGCTGGGAGACGTGATCGACGTCATCAACGCGCTCGACAACGGCGTCGAGGCTCGTATCAACGACACGGGCGACGGGATCGTGCTCGTCGACACGGCCCGCGGCTCGGGCAAGCTGGCGGCGGTCGACGTCGGGGGCGACATCGGCAAGACGCTCGGACTGACTCGGCCCAGCAAGGTCGTCTCGATCGACGGCGTCGATACGCAGGTCGTCGACGGCTCGGCGACGCGCTCCATCGATCTGACCAACCTGGGCTCGACGGCCGACTCCGTCTTGCTCAGCTCGCTCAACAGCGGCGCGGGGATCGCGTTGGGGGACGTGCGGATCGACGACTCCAACGGCAAGTCGATCTACCTCGACCTCAACGGCGGCGATGCGGGGATCTCGACCGTCGGCGATCTGATCAACCTGATCAATCAGCGGGCCGAAGCCACGACGGGGTTCTCGGTGCGCGCCAAGCTGAACGCCGCCGGGACGGGCATTCTGCTTGAAGACGACGGCGGAGGGAGCCAGACCATCAAGGCGGTCGATCTCAACTCGACGACGGCCGCCGATCTCAAGCTGACCGGGTCGGTCGTTCGCTCGGGGGGCAAGCAACAGCTCGCCGGCAACGGCCTGTTTCCTGCCGTCGCCAGCGCCGGGGACGGTCTGTCCGCCCTAGCCAAACGGATCAATGAGCTCGGCTTGGGCGTGACCGCCGGGACCCTCTTCGACGGCGTCGGCTACCGGCTCAGCCTGACGGTCGACGCCTCCGGCAGCGCGAACGAACTGCTGGTCGACGCCCTTGGGACCGGCTTCAAATTCACGGAGAACTCCCGGGCTCAAGACGCCCTGCTCGCGTTCGGCGAAGGCAACGTTCTCGGCAGCGGCGTGCTGCTCAGTTCGTCGACGAACTCGTTTAAGAATTCGATCGGCGGACTTGACCTGACCATCGCCGCCGGCAGCGACAAACCGGTGACGCTCACCGTGGCGAGCTCCGACTCGTCGCTCGTGAGCACCGTTCAAGAGGTAGTCGACGCCTACAACAGTCTGCGTTCCGATCTGGGCGAGTTGACCTCGTTCGACGCGAGCTCGCTGACCACGGGGCTGTTGTTCGGGACGCGCGAGGCGATCGCCGTCGACCAGTTGGTGTCGCGCGTGCTCACGGACCGGTTCTTCGGCGTCGGCAATTTCCAGGCCCTGGAGCAACTCGGCCTGAGCGTCGGACAAGACGGCAAAATGGAACTCAATCGAACGCGATTGCAGAACGCGTTCGCCGAGGACCCCGCCGGAGTCGAGCAGTTCTTTACGAACGCCGATCGCGGATTCATCACGAAGCTCAACGCGCAAATCGATCGGCTGATCGAC
- the csrA gene encoding carbon storage regulator CsrA yields the protein MLVLSRQRDESIIIGDNVVVTVVDVRGDKVKLGIEAPLEVSVHRREVYEAIRRENQQAAKLRPEDARELGNSSNGKQ from the coding sequence ATGTTGGTTCTCTCACGGCAACGCGATGAAAGCATCATCATCGGCGACAACGTGGTCGTCACCGTGGTGGACGTTCGCGGGGACAAGGTGAAGCTGGGGATCGAAGCTCCGCTGGAAGTCTCGGTCCATCGCCGCGAGGTGTACGAGGCGATCCGTCGCGAGAATCAGCAGGCCGCGAAACTGCGACCCGAGGACGCCCGCGAACTGGGGAACTCCTCGAACGGGAAACAGTAG
- a CDS encoding flagellar basal body P-ring protein FlgI, producing MLRRILILAALLAVAVASSASARTPLRNICRIKGQEENVLRGLGLVVGLAGTGEAADAATMRALARAMELMGSPVPEAAFGAPGSRNELDKIKNVALVMVTARVPATGARRGDKLVCHVSGINGKSLAGGRLAFAALQGPNTLDQRVYALCEGPIELDNPTQPLVGRVHAGCQMEEDVLTPFVQDNRITLILDKNHANFTTANDVAEAIRSRFSKEDESMVQAKNAANIVVTVPAEYGSDPVQFVGDVLDIPIYSAEPEARVVVNQKTGSIVISGSVTIGDVVVSHRDVVVEAVTPVKFARVGTEITDDAKLDSLVNALRALEVPAEEVIDIIKGIERNGKLHGVLIME from the coding sequence ATGCTCCGCCGCATCCTAATCCTCGCCGCCTTGCTTGCCGTCGCTGTCGCTTCGTCAGCCTCCGCCCGGACGCCGCTGCGAAACATCTGCCGGATCAAGGGGCAGGAAGAGAACGTCCTGCGCGGGCTGGGGCTGGTCGTCGGTTTGGCCGGCACCGGCGAGGCGGCCGACGCCGCGACGATGCGGGCGTTGGCGCGGGCGATGGAACTGATGGGGAGTCCCGTCCCCGAGGCCGCGTTCGGAGCCCCGGGGAGCCGCAACGAGCTCGACAAGATCAAGAACGTCGCCCTGGTGATGGTGACCGCTCGCGTCCCTGCGACCGGCGCCCGCCGCGGCGATAAGCTCGTCTGCCACGTGAGCGGCATCAACGGCAAGAGCTTGGCCGGGGGCCGGTTGGCGTTCGCCGCCTTGCAGGGTCCCAACACGCTCGACCAGCGGGTTTACGCCCTGTGCGAAGGTCCGATCGAACTCGACAACCCCACCCAACCGTTGGTTGGTCGCGTCCACGCCGGGTGCCAGATGGAGGAGGACGTTCTCACCCCCTTCGTGCAGGACAACCGGATCACGCTGATCCTCGACAAGAACCACGCCAACTTTACGACCGCCAACGACGTGGCCGAGGCGATCCGCAGCCGGTTCTCGAAGGAAGACGAATCGATGGTGCAGGCCAAGAACGCGGCCAATATCGTCGTGACCGTCCCTGCCGAGTACGGCTCCGACCCCGTGCAGTTCGTGGGGGACGTGCTCGACATCCCGATCTACTCGGCCGAGCCCGAGGCTCGCGTGGTCGTGAATCAGAAGACCGGCAGCATCGTGATCAGCGGCAGCGTGACGATCGGCGACGTCGTCGTCTCGCACCGGGACGTGGTCGTCGAGGCTGTGACGCCGGTCAAATTCGCCCGCGTCGGCACCGAGATCACGGACGACGCCAAGCTCGACTCGCTGGTGAACGCCCTGCGAGCCCTTGAGGTCCCGGCCGAGGAGGTCATCGACATCATCAAGGGAATCGAACGCAACGGCAAGCTGCACGGCGTCCTGATTATGGAGTAG
- the flgK gene encoding flagellar hook-associated protein FlgK, with protein sequence MSLFGSIQMAGNTLQAMQLGLHVVGNNIANSNTPGYIRERTIYTTAPVQRKGNLSIGLGVQIAGIVQSVDRFMVDRLRNAGSDRASADVQDGVYRDLQSILGELSDTDISTQTANFFNSINQILDYPDDIAMRNLAVQSGKTLATSVNAMHRRVATVYTDLSKQVDNLTREINTLSNQVAKLNLQIVTLEGGNATGSEAGGLRSQRDAALQRLAEIADVKISEGHTGAANVSLAGEFLVFEGTRRQVETQFGAENGLQTAKIRFSDNNSSLRVGGGELHGYYEARDSIVGKFLDRLDEFAGSLAAEFNKIYSQGQGLSGFKSITSVNRVSDPGATLDEAGLAVTPTTGDFDLLVRNSVSGLTETHAVHVDLNGIDGDDTLASIAEKLSAINGVTAFVTSDNRLSIQAASADNQIAFSGDTSGVLAALGINTFFTGSKASDLAVNEILVADGSKFAASDAGIGAGTENAVKLVALHDQSLDSLNGNTVTGVYDQLINDTTQGATVAKAVAEGFRVFEGTLQAAVQETSGVNLDEEAIDMIMLQRTYQASAKYIATISELLDVLVAL encoded by the coding sequence ATGTCGCTCTTCGGCTCCATTCAGATGGCGGGGAACACCCTGCAGGCCATGCAATTGGGCTTGCACGTGGTGGGCAATAACATTGCCAACTCCAACACGCCGGGCTACATCCGCGAGCGGACGATCTACACGACCGCGCCGGTCCAGCGCAAGGGCAACCTCAGCATCGGTCTCGGCGTGCAAATCGCCGGGATCGTGCAAAGCGTCGACCGCTTTATGGTCGACCGGTTGCGGAATGCAGGGAGCGATCGGGCGAGCGCCGACGTGCAGGACGGCGTTTACCGCGATCTGCAGTCGATCTTGGGCGAGCTCTCCGACACCGACATCAGTACGCAAACCGCCAATTTCTTCAACAGCATCAATCAGATTCTGGATTATCCCGACGACATCGCAATGCGGAATCTGGCCGTGCAGAGCGGCAAGACGCTCGCCACGTCCGTCAACGCGATGCATCGCCGGGTGGCGACGGTGTACACGGATCTCAGCAAGCAGGTCGACAACCTCACCCGCGAAATCAACACGCTATCCAACCAGGTCGCGAAGCTGAATCTGCAGATCGTCACCCTCGAAGGCGGGAACGCCACCGGCAGCGAGGCGGGGGGACTGCGGAGCCAGCGGGACGCGGCGCTGCAGCGGCTTGCCGAGATCGCCGACGTCAAGATCAGCGAAGGTCACACCGGCGCCGCCAACGTGTCGCTGGCCGGCGAATTCCTGGTTTTCGAGGGGACGCGCCGGCAGGTGGAAACCCAGTTCGGCGCCGAGAACGGGCTCCAGACCGCCAAAATCCGCTTCAGCGACAACAACAGCTCCCTCCGAGTCGGCGGCGGCGAGTTGCACGGCTACTACGAGGCCCGCGATTCGATCGTCGGCAAGTTTCTCGATCGGCTCGACGAATTCGCCGGCTCGCTGGCCGCGGAGTTCAACAAGATTTACTCGCAGGGTCAGGGCCTCAGCGGGTTCAAATCGATTACCAGCGTCAACCGCGTCAGCGATCCGGGGGCGACCCTCGACGAGGCGGGGCTCGCCGTCACGCCCACGACCGGCGATTTCGATCTCCTGGTGCGCAACAGCGTGTCAGGACTGACTGAGACTCATGCCGTGCATGTTGATCTCAACGGCATCGACGGCGACGACACCCTGGCCTCGATTGCGGAGAAGCTTAGTGCGATCAATGGCGTGACGGCCTTCGTCACCAGCGACAATCGGCTGAGCATCCAAGCCGCCTCGGCGGACAATCAGATCGCCTTTTCAGGCGACACCAGCGGCGTGCTGGCGGCGTTGGGAATCAATACGTTTTTCACCGGATCGAAGGCTTCGGATCTCGCAGTCAACGAGATTCTCGTGGCCGACGGGTCGAAGTTCGCCGCATCCGACGCCGGCATCGGCGCCGGGACGGAGAACGCGGTCAAGCTCGTCGCCTTGCACGACCAGAGTCTCGACAGCCTCAACGGCAACACGGTCACCGGCGTCTACGACCAGTTGATCAACGACACGACCCAGGGCGCCACAGTGGCCAAGGCCGTCGCCGAGGGGTTCCGCGTGTTCGAGGGGACGTTGCAGGCGGCCGTTCAGGAGACCAGCGGCGTCAATCTGGACGAAGAAGCCATCGACATGATCATGCTGCAACGCACCTACCAAGCGTCGGCCAAGTATATCGCGACCATTTCGGAGTTGTTGGACGTCTTGGTGGCGTTGTAA
- a CDS encoding rod-binding protein: MQINPAQLSQVKPLRGAVASHAEQIESAEQLRDVYREFVGKTFFGQMLKSMRTTVGEAAYFHGGQAEKVWQSQLDEQLAEHMTVASADKFADPMFRQQFPAQAKLLDEAAGKQASLADLGSLRRR; this comes from the coding sequence ATGCAAATCAATCCCGCCCAACTCAGCCAAGTGAAACCCCTTCGCGGGGCAGTCGCGTCGCATGCCGAACAGATCGAGTCGGCCGAACAGCTTCGCGACGTGTATCGCGAGTTCGTCGGGAAGACGTTCTTCGGCCAGATGCTCAAGAGCATGCGGACCACCGTGGGCGAGGCCGCCTACTTCCACGGCGGGCAGGCCGAGAAGGTGTGGCAGAGTCAGCTCGACGAGCAACTCGCCGAACACATGACCGTCGCCAGCGCCGACAAATTCGCCGACCCGATGTTCCGGCAGCAGTTTCCCGCGCAGGCGAAACTGTTGGACGAGGCCGCGGGCAAACAGGCCTCGTTGGCCGACCTGGGATCTTTGCGACGCCGCTAA
- a CDS encoding flagellar assembly protein FliW, with the protein MTTRFGALRATPGDLITFDHGLIGLRECRRWLLLADAKNSLLGWLQSVDDPEVAVGLVAPRRFVPDYQLRVSRGELQPLRLENLRDAQVAVIVSRQSEGLSLNLRAPLVINVETRRGRQVIAKDALPVQHLLPHLEPLRRSA; encoded by the coding sequence ATGACGACGCGCTTTGGCGCCCTGCGGGCGACGCCCGGGGATCTGATCACGTTCGACCACGGCCTGATCGGGCTGCGCGAGTGCCGTCGTTGGCTGCTGCTGGCCGACGCCAAGAACTCGCTCTTAGGTTGGCTGCAGTCCGTCGACGATCCGGAAGTCGCCGTCGGGTTGGTGGCCCCGCGACGGTTCGTGCCCGACTACCAGCTCCGCGTCTCGCGGGGCGAGTTGCAGCCGTTGCGGCTCGAGAACCTCCGCGACGCCCAAGTGGCGGTCATCGTCAGCCGCCAGTCGGAGGGCTTGTCGCTGAACCTGCGGGCGCCGCTGGTGATCAACGTCGAGACCCGCCGCGGCCGCCAAGTGATCGCCAAAGACGCGCTGCCTGTGCAGCACCTCTTGCCGCACCTGGAGCCGTTGCGTCGCTCAGCATGA
- a CDS encoding flagellar basal body L-ring protein FlgH has translation MNRMANTRCLIASAFATLVAGVAAAQDGSLMLRGPDPAQANGLTLQNGSFIYRQLPPGARPRDLEIHDSITVLVDYRVITQSEGNTQARKTSSIQSVLTDWIKFDGKNLKPAEMADGDPAVGGTNNQQYRSQSNMQLRDTMSFRMGVEIVEILPNGSLRVEGSSEVTSNEERWRIELSGTVRRESIQPDRTVGSDAMTDLRVIKRDAGMVRDGYARGWLAMLIDKYKPF, from the coding sequence ATGAATCGAATGGCCAATACCCGCTGCCTGATCGCCTCCGCGTTCGCGACGCTCGTCGCCGGGGTCGCCGCCGCCCAAGACGGGAGCCTGATGCTCCGCGGTCCCGATCCCGCTCAGGCGAACGGCCTGACGCTGCAGAACGGGTCGTTCATCTACCGGCAGCTTCCCCCCGGCGCACGGCCGAGAGATTTGGAAATCCACGACAGTATCACCGTGCTGGTCGACTACCGGGTCATCACCCAGAGCGAAGGGAACACCCAGGCGCGAAAGACCTCGTCGATCCAATCGGTGCTGACCGACTGGATCAAGTTCGACGGCAAGAATCTCAAGCCGGCGGAGATGGCCGACGGCGACCCGGCCGTGGGCGGGACGAACAACCAACAGTATCGCTCGCAGTCGAACATGCAGCTTCGCGACACGATGTCGTTCCGCATGGGGGTCGAGATCGTCGAGATCCTTCCCAACGGCAGCCTCCGGGTCGAGGGGAGTTCCGAGGTGACGAGCAACGAAGAACGGTGGCGGATCGAGCTGAGCGGCACCGTCCGCCGCGAGTCGATCCAGCCCGATCGCACCGTGGGGAGCGACGCGATGACCGACTTGCGCGTCATCAAACGCGACGCCGGCATGGTCCGGGACGGCTACGCCCGAGGCTGGCTGGCCATGTTGATCGACAAGTACAAGCCGTTCTAG
- the flgA gene encoding flagellar basal body P-ring formation protein FlgA, producing the protein MLLRIAVLSTVGLIAGSAAAAEIALRERCLPAGPVVRLGDLADVAAAGPAELDELITTPLAPAPAPGVVRYLRASEVRDLLVLRGVDVSRLRFGGAPGVEIGSAPESATSSVPLVRTNDVEAVKAEVEQRIVEYLVAKTGHDLWRVEATGDAQFWSVLSFAAAEARVAGGDAPWTGRQKFLLAARAGDAPTAVLTRVTRQELVVVAQRPIARGELIRAADVEIQPVDNAVPAAAVRNLAEVVGKESATNIAVGTMVMSGAVRAPIVVRRGELVTVTARTGGITARTVAVAQQDGAAGELVLVESGAKQRKRRFTARVTGYRELEVFVAPAAAAEFAQR; encoded by the coding sequence ATGTTGCTGCGAATCGCCGTCTTGTCGACCGTGGGCCTGATCGCGGGATCGGCTGCCGCCGCCGAGATCGCGCTGCGGGAGCGCTGCCTGCCCGCCGGGCCAGTGGTGCGGCTGGGCGATCTGGCCGACGTGGCGGCAGCGGGTCCGGCCGAACTCGACGAACTGATCACCACCCCGTTGGCGCCTGCCCCGGCGCCGGGGGTGGTCCGCTATCTGCGGGCCAGCGAGGTTCGCGATTTGCTTGTCCTCCGCGGAGTCGACGTTTCGCGTTTGCGGTTCGGCGGGGCCCCGGGCGTAGAAATCGGTTCGGCGCCCGAGTCGGCGACAAGCTCGGTTCCGCTTGTCCGCACGAACGACGTCGAGGCGGTCAAGGCCGAAGTCGAACAGCGGATTGTCGAGTACTTGGTCGCGAAGACGGGCCACGATTTATGGCGCGTCGAGGCGACCGGCGACGCACAATTCTGGTCGGTGCTCTCGTTCGCCGCCGCCGAGGCTCGGGTCGCCGGCGGGGACGCCCCTTGGACCGGTCGACAGAAGTTTCTGCTCGCGGCCCGCGCCGGCGACGCTCCGACGGCAGTTCTGACCCGCGTGACTCGTCAGGAGTTGGTCGTCGTCGCCCAACGGCCGATCGCACGGGGCGAACTGATTCGCGCCGCCGACGTCGAGATTCAGCCGGTCGACAATGCCGTCCCCGCTGCGGCCGTCCGGAACCTCGCCGAAGTGGTGGGCAAGGAATCGGCCACGAACATCGCCGTCGGGACGATGGTCATGTCCGGCGCCGTGCGGGCGCCGATCGTCGTCCGCCGCGGCGAACTGGTGACGGTGACGGCCCGCACGGGGGGCATCACCGCGCGGACGGTCGCCGTCGCGCAGCAGGACGGCGCAGCGGGCGAGTTGGTGCTCGTCGAGTCGGGCGCCAAGCAGAGAAAGCGGCGCTTCACCGCTCGCGTCACCGGCTATCGCGAGTTGGAAGTGTTCGTCGCCCCCGCGGCAGCCGCAGAGTTCGCCCAACGGTGA